The window GCACTGTTGTTTTctactgttttttttacagcgttCAACTACTTGTTATCAATGCACAGAAAATAACCTCAAGGGAtgagttgtgtgttttcagttgTCAATGTCTTGTGAATTAAAAGTGAATATTACAGTTTAAACAGCGTGCTACAGTAATTCATATTCCTTTAGGAGTCAACGTGGATATTTGTTGCCTGACACATTCTAAATGCTCTTCTCTTCTAGTATGATGTTGTGCCCATTCAGCCCAACGTTGTCATCTGTTCCCGCTCGCATCCATCAATGGTAAGAAACCACCCCGACTCCTGCTCGCCACTTGCTATCCCAGGCGCAAGCAGTAGCCACTGTCCCAGCATGGAGGGCTCGACCTCACAAGCCCGTGCTGTTGGAACGTCTGCCAGCAGCCAGGGCTCAGACCTCCGCACACAGTCGGCTGTCCAGGTCCCTCAGCCACGGAAGAAGAAGCCAGAGGATTTCAGATTCGGGAAGATCCTTGGAGAGGGTTCCTTTTCAACAGTATGTAACTCGCGTTCCACCTTTGAATTATAGTTGGGAAGATGTTGCTACACGTTAGCATTCTTTTGATTGTTGGATGAGTCATCAGTTTATTTGAGGTGATTTGACAAGACAGATGTTACAAGGATAACTAGATTTTCTCTCCAGTATGAGTATAAGATGCGATttgatgtttttctgttgttgtttttttttttttatcgtcaaAGGTTGTCTTGGCAAGGGAGCAGATAACAGGGAAAGAATATGCAAGTAAGTAATAACGCACCGAtttgttcaaatgaaacttttgTACCGAAATTCAAAGATTTCTCATTGTATGCTTATAATTATTTCTTCACTTTTTATTCTCTTTACATCCAGTTAAGATTTTAGAGAAACGCCACATTATGAAGGAAAAGAAAGCCCAGTACGTGAAAAGAGAAAGGGATTTGATGTCAAATCTAGATCATCCGTTCTTCGTCAAGCTCTACTTCACATTTCAAGATGATGAGAAGTTGTGTATCCTTAAGCAAGTACAATTGTCCAACACATGccgtgttgtttttgtgttaaaaTATGTTAAATTAATTGTAGGTGACATTGTAACCTTTCTTCtgagtaatacagtaatatgTGTTCCTTAACTAACATCATAGATTTTGGCCTCAGCTATGCTAAGAATGGGGAGCTCTTGAAATACATACGGAAAATTGGTTCATTTGATGAGACCTGTACTAGATTCTACTCGGCTGAAACAGTTTGTGCTCTAGAATACTTGCACAGCAAGGGGATAATACACAGGTAAGAGGCTGTTTTATTTGGTCCAGACTGATTTTTCAGTCCGTATTTGTTTTCTCTTGGCATAATTTCAAAGCCCTGTGATGcagttgttttctttattatatttaaacttTTTCCACGTTTTAGAGATCTGAAACCAGAGAATATTCTGCTGAGTGAAGACATGCACATCCAAATAACAGATTTTGGGACGGCAAAACAATTATCGTCAGACAGTAAACTAGGTATTATCACCGCACTGATTTCACTTCTAGTTCTGAGTTCAAATATGCGtataagaaatataaatgttgtatttttctaGGTATCAACTTTGTGATGTTATTAATGTGTTTTACTGTTTGTTTGAATCATTTGGTAGCAAGAGCAAACTCCTTTGTTGGAACAGCACAGTATGTGTCTCCAGAGCTGCTAACGGAGAAATCAGCCTGCAAGAGGTAattatgtgtatttattgtgcaaatattgttctgtttttacatttgacaGATAAAAAGGTGACGCTATATTTCTCTTGTTGTTTTAAGTTCTGACCTGTGGGCCTTGGGATGTATAATCTATCAGCTGGTGGCTGGTTTACCACCGTTCAGAGCTGGGTAAGTACTAAAGTGATTTTGCCACAGTTCAATTCCTTCTTAATTCATGTTTCAAACAAGCGTTTGTTATTCataatgtgtatttgtgttacTAAATTTTGATACTTCTAATGctggaatacatttaatattaaaatgttgtgATCTTGAAACCCATACCCACGGTGTACTTCCctaataatctttttttttccatcttgtttttCCATACATTTTAGAAATGAGTACCTAATAttccagaaaataataaaactggaGTATGAATTTCCTGAAAAATTCTTCCCCAAAGCCAAGGATCTTGTCAAACAGCTTTTGGTAGGTCATCTAGTACTATGTCTTTAGATATATGATACAGTGAAATGTCTGTGGGGACTCGGTCATCCAGTTCATGGTCGGCTTCTGTGTTCTCAGCGTTTTCTGCAAGGCCACTTGGCTTTCTTCATCGCTGATCAATGCAATTACTTATCTGTAGTCACATTATTGTGTTATGCTGGTTGTTTATTCCATGTGTGTTGTATCATAAAGCTGTCATATATGCGTTTCTGTGTTTTGTATCAGTCGCAGGACCCTTCGAAGCGCATTGGCTGTGAAGAGATGGGAGGGTACGAACCTCTGAAGCAGCACCCCTTCTTTGACACCATCTCTTGGAGTGACCTTCACTTACAGACACCCCCGAAGCTCACCCCTTACCTGCCAGCCATgtctgaggatgatgaggactGCTACGGGAATGTAAGGCATCTCTTTAGAATGAGGGAGCGGCGATGTTACACACGTGGTAGTATGACTGGGAAGCGTCGTTTCCCAGCGACGCAAAGCTGCATTCACAAATAAGTCGAATACAAATGATGGAAAACTGCACCTTGAGCTTAAAAGTTCAGATTATTGTACGTTTTATGTGCTAGAAGTTCGGTACATGGCAAAGCAGTGCACACCAGGTGtgctctgggggaggggggtgtatTTCTGGCAAGGTATCTGTGATCTGACCCTTGCAGTACGGGACATTCTCATTTTGTCTGGAGTCTGCATATTCTTTCAGCTTATGGGTGCTGCCTTCTTGAATtgtgtggaccccccccccccccccccaagctatGATTGGTCCTCAGCTTATCATTTGTGAATGTTGTGTCTCATTCCAGTACGATGACCTCCTGAGCCAGTTCAGCAACATGCAGGTGGCCCAGTCCAGTTCATCACACTCCCTGTCACCTCATGAATCGACCCCCCCACAGAGGTCCAGCAGCAACATTGAGCAGTACATCCATGACTTGGACAATAACTCCTTTGAGCTGGATTTGCAGTTCACTGAAGAAGAGAAGCGACTATTGCTGGACAAACAAACCACTGGAAAcccctggtaaaaaaaaaaaactcatcgtGTTTCAATAGTGTCAAAATGTGCTGCTACGTGAAGCAGAGAATTTAATGAGTGGAATGGAAGGGATGTCAGTCATTTCTTGCTACTTGTTTTTTACAGGCACCAGTTTGTGGAGAATAACCTGATTATGAAAATGGGCCCAGTGGATAAACGGAAGGtgtttgaatttcatttttttttagcttgcatttatttattctttctatattttaaaaaaaacaacaatgattgtaatctttttatttttaggagcttttacaaattaaaacatttcagaTGGCTAGATTACAATAGTTGTGTTTTGAATGTATGATCAGATTGCTCAAGTCAATTCCGACACTACAGCGCTAGCATAATGGAAGTAAAGGGGAATTCCCTGCTGTGGATAGGGAAGTACCGGTATGAAAGTATACCCCATCTTACAAGGCTTGTGATATACCATTGCAGGGTCTGTTTGCACGACGGAGACAGCTGCTTCTCACTGAAGGACCACACCTGTACTACGTGGATCCCGTCAACAAGGTCCTAAAAGGGGAGATTCCTTGGTCCCTAGAGTTGCGACCTGAAGCCAAGAACTTCAAAACGTTCTTTGTTCACACGGTACAAGAAAACAGTTCATTTTTGTATAGCAGAGATTCCTcaatttttaattttgtttttatgtatataaataaatgtgtgtatatatttccCTGGTGTTTGCAGCCTAATCGAACATACTATTTGATGGACCCCAGCGGAAATGCTGACAGGTGGTGCAAGAAGATCCAGGAAGTGTGGAGAAAGATCTATCAAAGGCACCAAAACCCAGGCCTATAGGAGCACAAGTCCTCTTGTGGCCACCCTCGAGCTCTGAGGCCAATCACTGAGCAGAGTAACACCCTCCTTAGTGCCCTTCATCATCGCAATGTAAACAAACTCTTAGAGACGCTGGCATCTAGaccttgtttgttttcctgagTAGAACCATGGGAAAAGTAAAAAGAATATTTGGATTCAGGGTTGCTTTGCTTGTTCTTCGTGCTCTCTGTGAGGCTTCGATTACATTTCTCCATGTATGGATGAAAAGACTGCCACCATGCACATCTGCTTTTTGTACATTcagcacaggggggggggggggggggtcaagcttGTCCCGTAGAGTAACACAAGCTTGGGTACCGCTAGAACTATCTCGAGTGCAAGGACTGGTTTCCTGCTTCAATAATACAGTGACACGAAATCTAGCTTTTATCGACCAGAGCCTATCCTGACATCGTAAGCCACATCCTAATCCTCCATTGTATGTCCAAGCTGTAGCCAGATCCCACATCTAATGCATATACATAGTTGTAACAGATACTGTAAGCTGATTTCAGTCTCCCACATTTACCCAATTTAAATCCTCCATATTTTTGTCAAAGCCCAAATGTTACTATATTtgagttgttttatttcttttaagcATCTCTCGGTACTTGCATATTGCAGTCCGATTAAGGTGTAGCAATGCCCAGTGCGGTTCTGCATAGAGACAGGGTTCTGGATCGATGTCTGGAGGAGTGTGAGCCTTCCATTGCTGCTACTGAGGATGTATCGCTAACAGGAGTGGGTAAACATGCCACTAGCTTGTACTTCCTAATCGTAGCTTTCTTATCTTTCCTGCATGGCCAGTTTTGTGGCTCAGCCgtatttgttctctctctctctccccgtagGGCACTCACTGGAGATATAGTTTATTCAAAATTAAAGGTGGGTATTTTTTTGGACTGCATTGTCAACCGTAGAAAACATAGGCTAATTTGGCTGTTCTGTGCCCTccaatgaatatttttttttatggtgtgAATTCTTCACTTTCCTTCCTGGTGGGAAGTTGGCTCATCTTCCGTACGTCCTATTGAAAACACAATCACATGTGCTGACCCACCCCATGCTGAACAGAAAGCCTTCATCTAGCAGTCACAGAAGCAATCGCAGTGAAGCTGTAGTCTGGCAGAACTGCCGGAATGGGCTCATTGGcccatttatttaatttctggCATTTGGCTAAATAGAAATTCAATTGATTCAAGTTgcgctccttttttttttttcttttttttagcaatgTGATGGTTTTAACTTTGACCTATTCCGCCGAGGTAATTTTCAATGGTCCTCTTTCTTCAGCTGAGTcggtgtgtgcagtgtgtgtgactggagTATAGGTGAAGAGGAACCTCTGGTCCTGTGGCCCAGGGCTCGTTGTGGGTGGATGTCTGTTAAAAGGATATCTTATCTGATCCAAATGACCGATGAAATTGCTGTATCTGTCTATAATTTTGAGTAAACACTCGGAAAAAGTGTTTCCCTCTAGTTATAAAAATTGTTCGAATCAAGTCGATGGCAGTCAGTTACATTGTGTATGAAATACTCTACCTGGCTTGTAACTGACTTGAACTGTGATGTACAGATGATGTATTATTAAAATCTGAAGCAAGTAATGCAATGATACTAGGATacagtttttgtatttttattcttgtaTAAGGTTATTTGATGGCTATTGTTTAGCCTCTAGTTCATTCTGTGTTATTTAAATTCTAATATATGATCATATTTGGATTGAAGTCATGTTCAGGGGCCATGTTGTGTATGTATCGAGATGTAAAGCCTTTGAATGTGAATAATTATTGTAAACTATAATATTTTACAGCATTTTTCTTACTATATCATACATTTTCTATTTGCTCAGTGATTTAATCATTCTGATAATTTAATGAACCTGTTCATTCTCTCTCTGATTATTTGTGCGCTAGGTCAGTAGATGTTGAATGATGAATTTTTTCCACTTAATGCTTGGTAGTCCAGTAATTAAAGCATGTAGGGATTTAGGCATACAAATAAAAGCCTCCTGTCTTCTGTTGACACTTAGTTATAGTCATGAGAGTGAAAGCAGGCATCTCATATTTTGCAGCATGTAAATAAAGTACTGGCCCAtgatctgtttttgtgttgtgaaAATTAATttagtgggggaaaaaaatcagaaaCTTCTGGTCATTGATGCTGTTAAAACCGAATATTGTCTCAGTTATGAGTTTATTTTCTGTGGACTGACATTTTCAGGTTTAGGAAAATACTTGTTCCATCGTGGATCGAATCGTGGGGGAGGaccttcctttttctttttaaataatttatgcaGGTGTCTGGTGGAGTGGGGTTAGTAGGAGTGGCTGCCCGGCCCGCTTCACATGAATCGCGGACTCCCGACGAGTTTCGTGGGTCGCAGTCGAGACATTTCCTGTCGGTTCGCGAAGCACCGAGCCGAGggcggaggagacgaggagagggAATGGCCGAGAACAGCTCCGAGGCGAGCGGCTCCGGCCACCGGAGGGGTCCGGCCCAGCCCAATAATCCAGCCGGTGTCGGAGCATCGAAATGGATTCGACTGAATGTCGGAGGAACGTGTTTTTTAACGACGAGACAGACGCTGTGTCGAGATCCGAAGTCATTTCTGTACAGACTGAGCGAAGCGGATCCCGAGCTCGACTCCGACAAGGTAGATGCTAAGCTAGTCCGGCTAGCTCGCGAATGTAGTTGGGAGTGTACTTGGATAACTCCGGTTTAATTTCGTACGAAATTCGCTTATTTGCTTTATTGTATAGTTAAAGAAACGTGGATTGCATGTGTTCGCGCACACGAACTTTGTTTACTCATGTTCCCAGAGAGGATGAAGCCACATGTTTTAATACATGCTGCAAAGTCGCATTTTACgtggctagcagctagctagcgttagcccgCCGAGCTAGCTAGATTCCGACAGTCACCACATGACGTGCGGTCTCGATGCTAGCTTCTGTGTGCGGCGGAAGGCGCTGGCTATTCGGGTTACTGACGTGTATTGGGTTATATATTGATGATAATAAAAACGCTGTTTTAGCGTTATAATTTGAAATGTCAAATGGACGCATTGGTAGTTGTGAAACTTTTTCCGAGTTGCATATAACGCATTAATAACGAGAATGAGGCGCGTACCCGAACGCTGCTTGCATGTTTTGCCTTGGTTGACTAAGACGGTCAAATAAATGGTTGTGAGACACATTTAGATTCTaaataatattgatattttattggggggggggcagtttatcCTCCCCTGAGCAGTGGATCCGTCTGATCCAATCCCATCCTTTTTAAGTGTGTGCCAGTCTCATTTCATTACTGTATTTATCTCCTGCAGGATTTAAGATTGCTCCCTGGAAATTATGGGCTATAAATTACGCCACGCTTCCCACCGAGTGTTCCGCTTTGTATGTGCACATGATTTCCGTTCATGTGCAACTGGGGAAATGGagaatcttttttttgcatcatctAGTTGTGCAGGAAACTCAGCAGAGTAAGAGACAAGCGTAGAAGTGTTTCGTGGTGAATGGCGTATTGTTTCTCAGCCAAGGCGCTGAGTGGTTCAGTACGTCACGCAGGCTGATGTGCTTCTGCAGGACTCTCCAGGAGGACTGCATTATTCATGTTGTTGACTGGAGCCTGTTTcgcacattgggggggggggggtagattagGGAGAAAGTGTTGGAAGTGCTGTGATGTGCACGGCCATAACATCTAATCTGGTCTATTAATAGACTACAAAATATAAGTTTCTGTTTTTGAAGgttttcatttgtcattttcagatGACACTGTTGTTGTTCATTCATGCTGAAACCTTACAAGCAggtaatacttttttttttt of the Brachionichthys hirsutus isolate HB-005 unplaced genomic scaffold, CSIRO-AGI_Bhir_v1 contig_866, whole genome shotgun sequence genome contains:
- the LOC137914918 gene encoding 3-phosphoinositide-dependent protein kinase 1-like, which codes for MARATSQLYDVVPIQPNVVICSRSHPSMVRNHPDSCSPLAIPGASSSHCPSMEGSTSQARAVGTSASSQGSDLRTQSAVQVPQPRKKKPEDFRFGKILGEGSFSTVVLAREQITGKEYAIKILEKRHIMKEKKAQYVKRERDLMSNLDHPFFVKLYFTFQDDEKLYFGLSYAKNGELLKYIRKIGSFDETCTRFYSAETVCALEYLHSKGIIHRDLKPENILLSEDMHIQITDFGTAKQLSSDSKLARANSFVGTAQYVSPELLTEKSACKSSDLWALGCIIYQLVAGLPPFRAGNEYLIFQKIIKLEYEFPEKFFPKAKDLVKQLLSQDPSKRIGCEEMGGYEPLKQHPFFDTISWSDLHLQTPPKLTPYLPAMSEDDEDCYGNYDDLLSQFSNMQVAQSSSSHSLSPHESTPPQRSSSNIEQYIHDLDNNSFELDLQFTEEEKRLLLDKQTTGNPWHQFVENNLIMKMGPVDKRKGLFARRRQLLLTEGPHLYYVDPVNKVLKGEIPWSLELRPEAKNFKTFFVHTPNRTYYLMDPSGNADRWCKKIQEVWRKIYQRHQNPGL